The Haloplanus salinarum genome includes a region encoding these proteins:
- a CDS encoding cytochrome P450, with translation MSSGDGTTTPLAPYPSTLGHPLTHTVGAMRDVFGFRNRAMADRDFVRVKLLGPGDVYHLGHPDHFEYVLLSGRDDFRKSDDFRIAFDEGLVAAEGETWRRQREVLQPLFARDRLLDHADGMVAQVRRRCRRWEPGSRIDLAAETSQLSLDVLFSTLFGRELSIDGDEAIRTAADRLQDWFAPTSYPLPRWVPTPARRRFRRGKERLHAVADDLLAAAATDPPADPSAADDLLSLLVALRESGATPEGVLDDDSLGDQVVTMIFAGHDTTSTAIAFAFYALATNPEVRARFHDEVDALDGPPTVDDLDALDVTERVVTETLRKYPPVYTIPREAATDVTLDGYRIPEGAATWLTVDQIHRDSRFYDDPETFRPARWATDLRERLPDFAYAPFGGGPRRCIGRQFALLEATLALATIGREYDLVWPGDPDAEPPLVGAMTARMVPGTKFVVERR, from the coding sequence ATGTCCTCGGGCGACGGCACGACGACCCCGCTGGCACCTTACCCCTCGACGCTCGGGCATCCGCTGACACACACCGTCGGCGCGATGCGCGACGTCTTCGGCTTCCGGAACCGGGCGATGGCCGACCGGGACTTCGTCCGGGTCAAACTCCTCGGTCCCGGCGACGTCTACCACCTCGGTCACCCCGACCACTTCGAGTACGTCCTCCTGAGCGGCCGCGACGACTTCCGCAAGTCCGACGACTTCCGTATCGCCTTCGACGAGGGCCTCGTCGCCGCCGAGGGGGAGACCTGGCGCCGCCAGCGCGAGGTGTTACAGCCCCTGTTCGCCCGTGATCGGCTCCTCGACCACGCCGACGGGATGGTCGCGCAGGTCAGGCGTCGGTGTCGGCGCTGGGAACCCGGGAGTCGGATCGACCTCGCCGCGGAGACGAGCCAGTTGAGCCTCGACGTGCTCTTCTCGACGCTGTTCGGGCGCGAACTCTCCATCGACGGGGACGAGGCGATCCGGACGGCCGCCGACCGCCTGCAGGACTGGTTCGCCCCCACCTCCTACCCGCTTCCCCGATGGGTGCCGACGCCCGCCCGGCGGCGGTTCCGGCGCGGGAAGGAACGCCTCCACGCCGTCGCCGACGACCTGCTCGCGGCAGCGGCCACGGATCCACCGGCCGATCCGTCGGCTGCCGACGACCTCCTCTCCTTGCTCGTCGCCCTCCGCGAATCGGGGGCGACACCCGAGGGCGTCCTAGACGACGACTCACTCGGGGACCAGGTGGTGACGATGATCTTCGCCGGTCACGACACCACCTCGACGGCCATCGCCTTCGCCTTCTACGCGCTGGCCACCAACCCCGAGGTCCGGGCGCGGTTCCACGACGAGGTCGACGCCCTCGACGGGCCGCCGACGGTCGACGATCTGGACGCCCTCGACGTGACCGAACGGGTCGTGACCGAGACGCTCCGCAAGTATCCGCCGGTGTACACCATCCCCCGCGAGGCGGCGACGGACGTGACCCTGGACGGCTACCGCATCCCCGAGGGCGCGGCGACGTGGCTCACCGTCGATCAGATCCACCGCGACTCCCGGTTCTACGACGACCCCGAGACCTTCCGTCCGGCGCGCTGGGCGACCGACCTCCGCGAGCGCCTGCCGGACTTCGCGTACGCCCCCTTCGGCGGCGGCCCGCGCCGCTGTATCGGCCGTCAGTTCGCCCTGCTGGAGGCGACGCTCGCCCTCGCGACGATCGGTCGCGAGTACGACCTCGTCTGGCCCGGCGATCCCGACGCGGAGCCGCCGCTCGTCGGCGCCATGACGGCGCGCATGGTACCCGGCACGAAGTTCGTCGTCGAGCGGCGGTAA
- a CDS encoding DUF5059 domain-containing protein encodes MRHTRRRILQATGVALGAGLAGCGGESGTDAAEPTATDTAEPTATDTAEPTATETPTAAVSADTALAAEWNVMRARLHDAVALGRTDNHAAAARLVGDVFARFENAGGEYGAHEGLESTSEEAYESFEGSLGDGRSAFEAGNADEAIGALDGAGEDLLSAQRERTGDAAVGVFSLFVFASRVRNVDALATAGLTDAAATVGEATLADFEEAAVHDTIESAGEEYYEAFEGGLEDAVSAAQEGDADAVHEAALSASQGVVDAAYELVPEGVAGVGHLSLMGAVGFDAEMAAGLGGPGLGLAHAAGLNGYRARVRDAVWLYEAGEPEAATAAAQSVFQHFEGARAHEALEEASEDAYEQFEHDGLEALIEAIENGDDAGVADAAATTHDGLTTGIEALAGDAAPVLESGYFRARLGDARERYHRGEGEAAATVAEDLFARFEENEADFHETLEETSEELYHTFEEEHLTALPEAFRGGDDEAVDTHLAGATDALVEFEASAGSTPVASAAAATYMTGRAGDAGVLATLGATDRAETVASEAFEYFEAGANGFHEAVEAASEERYHSFEEALGAVRSATTGEADASDAATTFADEATAAVYAVVERGEGGGDVNAAPLVGDVFATFENARVHEALEEGDHETYETFESALSDYVSALESGEGVDAAGERFAQATRNAGFAVAGAVGDAPEISAGGGGGEGGHGGDSGDFEGGPNVVEGVPDDADHVVDMTAVAFEPAELTVSVGDTVAWSHAGGEPHSVTAYGDGLPEGASYWASGDFDSEEAAREGWENGQGYVASGQSYVHTFETAGEHGYFCIPHEAAGMEGTVVVEE; translated from the coding sequence ATGCGACACACGAGAAGACGGATACTGCAGGCGACCGGCGTCGCCCTCGGTGCCGGACTGGCCGGCTGTGGCGGCGAGAGCGGAACCGACGCGGCCGAACCGACGGCGACGGACACTGCCGAACCCACCGCGACGGACACCGCCGAACCCACCGCGACCGAGACGCCGACCGCTGCGGTCTCGGCCGACACGGCGCTCGCGGCGGAGTGGAACGTCATGCGGGCGCGACTCCACGACGCGGTGGCGCTCGGCCGCACCGACAACCACGCCGCGGCCGCGCGACTCGTCGGCGACGTGTTCGCCCGGTTCGAGAACGCCGGCGGCGAGTACGGCGCCCACGAGGGCCTCGAATCGACGAGCGAGGAGGCCTACGAGTCCTTCGAGGGGAGCCTCGGCGACGGCCGCTCGGCGTTCGAGGCGGGGAACGCCGACGAGGCCATCGGCGCCCTCGACGGCGCGGGCGAGGACCTGCTGTCCGCCCAGCGCGAGCGGACCGGCGACGCCGCGGTCGGGGTGTTCTCCCTGTTCGTGTTCGCGTCCCGCGTCCGGAACGTCGACGCCCTCGCGACCGCCGGTCTGACCGACGCGGCGGCGACGGTCGGGGAAGCAACGCTCGCCGACTTCGAGGAGGCGGCGGTCCACGACACCATCGAATCGGCCGGCGAGGAGTATTACGAGGCCTTCGAGGGCGGGCTGGAGGACGCCGTTTCGGCCGCCCAGGAGGGCGACGCCGACGCCGTCCACGAGGCGGCGCTCTCGGCGTCACAGGGCGTCGTCGACGCCGCGTACGAACTCGTCCCCGAGGGGGTCGCGGGGGTCGGCCACCTCTCGCTGATGGGCGCCGTCGGCTTCGACGCCGAGATGGCCGCCGGGCTCGGCGGTCCGGGTCTCGGCCTCGCCCACGCCGCCGGCCTGAACGGCTACCGCGCTCGGGTCCGTGACGCCGTGTGGCTCTACGAGGCCGGCGAGCCCGAAGCGGCGACGGCCGCCGCCCAGTCCGTCTTCCAGCACTTCGAGGGCGCCCGCGCCCACGAGGCCTTGGAGGAGGCCAGCGAGGACGCCTACGAGCAGTTCGAACACGACGGGCTCGAAGCCCTGATCGAGGCCATCGAGAACGGCGACGACGCCGGGGTCGCGGACGCGGCGGCGACGACCCACGACGGCCTCACGACGGGGATCGAGGCCCTCGCCGGCGACGCCGCGCCGGTGCTCGAATCCGGGTACTTCCGCGCCCGCCTCGGCGACGCCCGCGAACGCTACCACCGGGGCGAGGGCGAGGCGGCCGCGACGGTCGCGGAGGACCTCTTCGCCCGCTTCGAGGAGAACGAGGCCGACTTCCACGAGACGCTGGAGGAGACCAGCGAGGAGCTCTATCACACCTTCGAGGAGGAGCACCTGACGGCGCTCCCCGAGGCCTTCCGCGGCGGCGACGACGAGGCCGTCGACACCCACCTCGCGGGGGCGACCGACGCCCTCGTCGAGTTCGAGGCCAGCGCGGGGTCGACGCCCGTCGCCAGCGCGGCCGCGGCGACGTACATGACCGGCCGCGCCGGCGACGCGGGCGTCCTCGCGACGCTCGGCGCGACCGACCGCGCCGAGACGGTTGCGAGCGAGGCCTTCGAGTACTTCGAGGCCGGCGCCAACGGCTTCCACGAGGCCGTCGAGGCGGCCAGCGAGGAGCGATACCACTCCTTCGAGGAGGCCCTCGGGGCCGTCCGCTCGGCGACGACGGGAGAGGCCGACGCCTCCGACGCCGCGACGACCTTCGCCGACGAGGCGACCGCGGCCGTCTACGCCGTCGTCGAGCGCGGTGAGGGCGGCGGCGACGTGAACGCCGCCCCCCTCGTGGGCGACGTGTTCGCCACCTTCGAGAACGCCCGCGTCCACGAGGCCCTCGAAGAGGGGGACCACGAGACCTACGAGACCTTCGAGTCCGCGCTCTCGGACTACGTCTCGGCGCTCGAGAGCGGCGAGGGCGTCGACGCGGCCGGCGAACGGTTCGCGCAGGCGACCCGCAACGCCGGCTTCGCGGTCGCCGGCGCCGTCGGCGACGCGCCCGAGATCTCCGCCGGCGGCGGAGGCGGCGAGGGCGGTCACGGCGGCGACTCCGGCGACTTCGAGGGCGGCCCCAACGTCGTCGAGGGCGTCCCCGACGATGCCGACCACGTGGTCGACATGACCGCCGTCGCCTTCGAGCCCGCGGAACTCACCGTCTCCGTCGGCGACACGGTGGCGTGGAGCCACGCCGGCGGCGAACCCCACAGCGTCACCGCCTACGGCGACGGCCTCCCCGAGGGGGCGAGCTACTGGGCCTCCGGCGATTTCGACTCCGAGGAGGCTGCCCGCGAGGGCTGGGAGAACGGTCAGGGCTACGTCGCCTCCGGCCAGTCCTACGTCCACACCTTCGAGACGGCCGGCGAACACGGCTATTTCTGCATCCCGCACGAGGCCGCGGGGATGGAGGGCACTGTCGTCGTCGAGGAGTGA
- a CDS encoding uracil-xanthine permease family protein, translated as MSDSDGRSGFVEYGIEDRPPIPTSLLLGVQHYLTMVGANVAVPLILAGALGMPDAVVPRFVGTFFVVSGIATLAQTTFGNRYPIVQGAPFSMLAPALAVIGVVQASDPAGPAWEAALLQLQGAIVVAAVVEIAVGYLGLLGRLRSYISPVIIAPTIALIGLALFNAPQVTAASGNWWLLGLTLGLIVLFSQYLGDASRAFQLFPVLLGVVVAWVIAAVLSVVGFYAPETSGYVDLASVASAPALMPIYPLQWGTPQIETAFVIGMLAGVAASMLESFGDYHAVARLSGVGAPSKERINHGIGMEGIMNVFAGLMGTGGSTSYSENIGAIGLTGVASRYVVQIGAAVMLVVGFVGYFGQLIATIPDPIVGGLYVAMFGQIVAVGLSNLEYVDLDSSRNVFVVGIALFTGLAVPAYMGNVGSAAAFREGMRGVAVLGPVLGARAVADTIYVIGSTGMAVGGLVAFFLDNTIDGTREERGLVEWEQATEEDAAFRSAFDRFLRDD; from the coding sequence ATGAGCGACTCCGACGGTCGCTCCGGGTTCGTGGAGTACGGTATCGAGGACAGGCCGCCGATTCCGACGTCGCTCCTGCTCGGGGTCCAGCATTACCTGACGATGGTTGGGGCGAACGTCGCGGTGCCGCTGATCCTCGCGGGGGCGCTGGGGATGCCGGACGCGGTCGTCCCGCGGTTCGTCGGCACCTTCTTCGTCGTCTCGGGGATCGCGACCCTGGCACAGACGACCTTCGGCAACCGCTATCCGATCGTTCAGGGGGCGCCATTCTCGATGCTCGCGCCGGCGCTCGCGGTCATCGGCGTGGTGCAGGCGAGCGATCCCGCGGGGCCGGCGTGGGAGGCCGCCCTCCTCCAGTTGCAGGGGGCCATCGTCGTCGCGGCGGTCGTCGAGATCGCCGTCGGCTACCTCGGCCTGCTCGGCCGCCTGCGGTCGTACATCTCGCCGGTCATCATCGCGCCGACCATCGCCCTGATCGGTCTGGCGCTGTTCAACGCACCGCAGGTGACGGCTGCGTCGGGCAACTGGTGGCTGCTGGGGCTGACCCTCGGCCTGATCGTCCTGTTCTCGCAGTACCTCGGCGACGCCTCACGAGCGTTCCAGCTGTTCCCCGTCCTGCTCGGCGTCGTGGTCGCGTGGGTGATCGCCGCCGTCCTCTCGGTGGTCGGGTTCTACGCCCCGGAGACGTCGGGCTACGTCGACCTCGCCTCGGTCGCGTCGGCGCCAGCGCTGATGCCGATCTACCCGCTCCAGTGGGGAACCCCCCAGATCGAAACCGCGTTCGTCATCGGCATGCTCGCGGGCGTCGCGGCGTCGATGCTGGAGTCGTTCGGCGACTACCACGCCGTCGCGCGGCTCTCGGGGGTCGGTGCGCCGAGCAAGGAGCGGATCAACCACGGCATCGGGATGGAGGGGATCATGAACGTCTTCGCCGGCCTCATGGGAACCGGGGGGTCGACCTCCTACTCCGAGAACATCGGCGCCATCGGCCTGACCGGCGTCGCCTCGCGTTACGTCGTCCAGATCGGCGCCGCGGTGATGCTCGTGGTCGGCTTCGTCGGCTACTTCGGCCAGTTGATCGCGACCATCCCCGACCCTATCGTCGGCGGTCTCTACGTCGCCATGTTCGGACAGATCGTCGCGGTCGGCCTCTCGAACCTGGAGTACGTCGACCTGGACTCCTCGCGAAACGTCTTCGTCGTCGGCATCGCGCTTTTCACCGGCCTCGCCGTCCCCGCGTACATGGGCAACGTCGGCAGCGCCGCGGCGTTCCGCGAGGGGATGCGTGGGGTCGCCGTCCTCGGCCCGGTGCTCGGCGCCCGCGCCGTCGCCGATACGATCTACGTCATCGGATCCACCGGCATGGCCGTCGGCGGCCTCGTGGCCTTCTTCCTCGACAACACCATCGATGGCACCCGCGAGGAACGGGGGCTCGTGGAGTGGGAACAGGCGACCGAGGAGGACGCCGCCTTCCGCTCCGCGTTCGACCGGTTCCTCCGCGACGACTGA
- a CDS encoding RIO1 family regulatory kinase/ATPase → MEVRRFLRGRIDDDRLDRVMTAVAERYGHEDPSVRYLDADNWLSTPVVLDEELFVKVISRQNSIVHALITTGRNIGVFSAGTEGFFEHFGTPYQMATHELEATERMRDIGLNAPEPLEALEVADLGVVVLEYLPEFRPLDDLEPEQARDLAPDLFAALRTLHDHGLAHGDLRAENVLVLDDELYFIDATNVGAEGRTDARAYDVACGLAALEPLVGAGATVDAAATAYATDELVAALDFLDFVNIRPDHDCDAAALKGEVEKRAA, encoded by the coding sequence ATGGAAGTCAGGCGGTTCCTCCGCGGCCGGATCGACGACGACCGCCTCGACCGTGTGATGACGGCGGTCGCCGAGCGGTACGGTCACGAGGACCCGTCGGTCCGGTATCTCGACGCCGACAACTGGCTCTCGACGCCCGTCGTCCTCGACGAGGAGCTCTTCGTGAAGGTGATCTCCCGACAGAACTCCATCGTCCACGCGCTCATCACCACCGGCCGGAACATCGGCGTCTTCTCCGCGGGGACCGAGGGCTTCTTCGAGCATTTCGGGACCCCGTACCAGATGGCCACCCACGAACTCGAGGCGACCGAACGGATGCGCGACATCGGACTGAACGCGCCGGAACCGCTCGAAGCGCTCGAGGTGGCCGACCTCGGGGTCGTCGTCCTCGAATATCTCCCCGAGTTCCGGCCGCTGGACGACCTCGAACCGGAACAGGCGCGTGACCTCGCTCCCGACCTGTTCGCCGCGCTGCGGACGCTGCACGACCACGGCCTCGCCCACGGCGACCTCCGGGCCGAGAACGTCCTCGTCCTCGACGACGAACTCTACTTCATCGACGCGACCAACGTCGGCGCCGAGGGGCGAACGGACGCCCGCGCGTACGACGTGGCCTGTGGACTCGCGGCCCTCGAACCGCTCGTCGGCGCGGGGGCGACAGTCGACGCCGCGGCGACGGCCTACGCCACCGACGAACTGGTCGCCGCGCTGGACTTCCTCGATTTCGTCAACATCCGCCCGGATCACGACTGCGACGCCGCGGCGCTCAAAGGCGAAGTCGAGAAGCGAGCCGCGTGA
- a CDS encoding carbon-nitrogen family hydrolase — MRVALAQLDQTAGDVDGNVDRAVEAVGDAAARGADLVVLPELFTVGYFAFDAYARTAEGLDGPTFARLADAAADHGVGLLAGSHVEDLAESAAAGAETPASEGLANTCVFYDREGRRRAVYRKHHLFGYESAETRLLTPGESLSTVDFEGFTVGMSTCYDLRFPELYRRLADRGATLVCVPSAWPYPRVEHWRTLARARAVENLTYVAAANGAATFEDATLLGRSTVYDPWGTTIASAGDEATLVVADLDPDRIDAVREEFPALRDRRDWD; from the coding sequence ATGCGGGTGGCACTGGCCCAACTCGACCAGACAGCCGGCGACGTCGACGGGAACGTCGACCGGGCGGTCGAAGCCGTCGGCGACGCCGCCGCCCGCGGCGCCGACCTGGTCGTCCTCCCCGAACTGTTCACCGTCGGCTACTTCGCCTTCGACGCCTACGCCCGCACCGCGGAGGGGCTCGACGGCCCCACTTTCGCCCGTCTCGCCGACGCCGCAGCCGACCACGGCGTCGGCCTCCTAGCGGGGAGCCACGTCGAGGACCTCGCCGAGAGCGCGGCGGCCGGCGCCGAGACGCCCGCGTCCGAGGGGCTCGCCAACACCTGCGTCTTCTACGACCGCGAGGGCCGCCGTCGGGCGGTCTACCGCAAACACCACCTCTTCGGGTACGAGTCGGCCGAGACGCGCCTGCTCACGCCCGGCGAGTCGCTCTCGACGGTCGACTTCGAGGGCTTCACCGTCGGCATGTCGACGTGTTACGACCTGCGATTCCCGGAGCTGTACCGCCGGCTCGCGGACCGCGGGGCGACGCTCGTCTGCGTGCCGAGCGCCTGGCCCTATCCCCGAGTGGAACACTGGCGGACGCTGGCGCGGGCCCGCGCCGTCGAGAACCTCACGTACGTGGCGGCGGCCAACGGCGCCGCGACGTTCGAGGACGCGACCCTCCTCGGCCGGTCGACCGTCTACGATCCCTGGGGGACGACGATCGCGAGCGCCGGCGACGAGGCGACCCTCGTCGTCGCCGACCTCGATCCCGACCGGATCGACGCGGTCCGTGAGGAGTTTCCGGCGCTGCGCGACCGGCGGGACTGGGACTGA
- a CDS encoding SRPBCC family protein, translated as MTVRVRRTFEFEAPGERVWEFISDPGMRAGAISVVHDYEVDGNRATWEIDLDLPLVDRTATVETEDVERDEPRYVKFVGRSSVLRVTGEHRIEETDTGSRLHNEFVVDGRLPGVERFFKKRLDTELDNLEAALRRELGLPA; from the coding sequence GTGACCGTACGCGTCCGTCGGACGTTCGAGTTCGAGGCACCGGGGGAACGGGTCTGGGAGTTCATCTCCGATCCCGGTATGCGGGCCGGTGCGATCAGCGTCGTCCACGACTACGAGGTCGACGGGAACCGCGCCACCTGGGAGATCGACCTCGATCTTCCCCTAGTCGACCGTACCGCGACCGTCGAGACCGAGGACGTCGAACGGGACGAACCCCGGTACGTGAAGTTCGTCGGCCGCTCTTCGGTCCTCCGAGTCACCGGCGAGCACCGCATCGAGGAAACCGACACGGGCTCCCGCCTCCACAACGAGTTCGTCGTCGACGGGCGACTCCCCGGCGTGGAACGCTTCTTCAAGAAGCGCCTCGACACCGAACTCGACAACCTCGAGGCGGCGCTCAGACGCGAACTGGGGTTGCCGGCCTGA
- a CDS encoding DUF7123 family protein has translation MTSLTEEERRILAYLHDSVSRGERYFRAKNIADAIGLTAKQVGSRLPRLAEKSEDVEIEKWGRARSTTWRVTQG, from the coding sequence ATGACCTCTCTGACCGAAGAGGAACGGCGAATCCTCGCGTACCTCCACGACAGCGTCTCTCGGGGTGAGCGCTACTTCCGCGCGAAGAACATCGCCGACGCCATCGGGCTGACGGCCAAACAGGTGGGCTCTCGACTCCCCAGACTGGCCGAGAAGTCCGAGGACGTCGAAATCGAGAAGTGGGGGCGCGCCCGGTCGACGACGTGGCGCGTCACGCAGGGGTGA
- a CDS encoding DUF7525 family protein, protein MAHDAAVTDRGVGFGVLFSIVAVGGALAMLAAPGQLTKAWGFALGIVAALLAVVSIQAYA, encoded by the coding sequence ATGGCACACGACGCCGCGGTGACGGACAGGGGAGTCGGGTTCGGCGTGCTGTTCTCGATCGTCGCGGTCGGCGGTGCGCTGGCGATGCTGGCCGCACCCGGGCAGTTGACCAAGGCCTGGGGGTTCGCCTTGGGCATCGTGGCGGCCCTCCTCGCGGTCGTGTCGATCCAGGCGTACGCCTGA
- a CDS encoding acyl-CoA dehydrogenase family protein — MDFSLSAEQAQMRDMVADFVDEEVVPVAGDIDEADEFPADLVSQMAELGLMGMPFDEAYGGAGLDYHAYAACLAEISRGSGGLGTIVAAHTSLAGGMLDAFGTDDQKERFLTPLNEGTDVGAFALSEAGAGSDVPAMETTAVREGDEYVVDGEKLWISNGSVADTVILFAKTDPEAGRHGISSFVVRPEEDPGFHVEGTEHKLGDKGCPTAELRFSDLRFPADRRLGAEGDGFVQALKTLNAGRITIAARGVGIARAALNEAVAYANEREQFGQPIGDFQSIGHKLADMDTKVETARLLMHRAADRKMRGERFVKAAAQAKLHASEVSREVANEAIQIHGGYGYTKDFPVERFYRDAKLNEIYEGTSEVLRNTIADEVR; from the coding sequence ATGGACTTCAGCCTCTCCGCCGAGCAGGCCCAGATGCGCGACATGGTAGCCGACTTCGTCGACGAGGAGGTCGTCCCCGTCGCGGGCGATATCGACGAGGCCGACGAGTTCCCGGCCGACCTCGTCTCGCAGATGGCCGAGCTCGGACTCATGGGGATGCCCTTCGACGAGGCTTACGGGGGCGCCGGGCTCGACTATCACGCCTACGCCGCGTGTCTCGCGGAGATCAGCCGCGGGAGCGGGGGCCTCGGAACCATCGTCGCGGCCCACACCAGCCTCGCGGGCGGGATGCTCGACGCCTTCGGCACCGACGACCAGAAGGAGCGGTTCCTGACGCCGCTGAACGAGGGTACCGACGTCGGGGCGTTCGCGCTCTCGGAGGCGGGCGCCGGGAGCGACGTGCCGGCGATGGAGACGACGGCCGTCCGCGAGGGGGACGAGTACGTCGTCGACGGCGAGAAACTCTGGATCTCGAACGGGTCGGTCGCCGACACGGTGATCCTGTTTGCGAAGACCGACCCCGAGGCGGGCCGGCATGGCATCTCGTCGTTCGTCGTCCGCCCCGAGGAGGATCCGGGCTTTCACGTCGAGGGAACCGAACACAAACTGGGCGACAAGGGCTGTCCGACGGCGGAACTGCGCTTCTCGGACCTGCGGTTCCCGGCCGACCGCCGCCTGGGCGCCGAGGGCGACGGGTTCGTCCAGGCGCTGAAGACGCTCAACGCGGGCCGGATCACCATCGCGGCCCGGGGCGTCGGCATCGCCCGAGCGGCTCTGAACGAGGCCGTCGCGTACGCGAACGAGCGCGAGCAGTTCGGTCAGCCCATCGGCGACTTCCAGTCGATCGGCCACAAACTCGCGGACATGGACACGAAAGTGGAGACCGCTCGACTCCTGATGCACCGGGCGGCCGACCGGAAGATGCGCGGCGAGCGGTTCGTCAAGGCGGCCGCGCAGGCCAAACTCCACGCCAGCGAGGTGAGTCGCGAGGTGGCCAACGAGGCGATCCAGATCCACGGGGGGTACGGCTACACGAAGGACTTCCCGGTCGAGCGGTTCTACCGCGACGCCAAACTCAACGAGATATACGAGGGGACCAGCGAGGTGTTGCGCAACACCATCGCCGACGAGGTTCGCTGA
- a CDS encoding DUF7111 family protein has protein sequence MTEDDGDGVTARYYEAGGERVLTFERDGRTAALAQNSEGYAMVTVRPDPDGDELERYYGFDMALDHAAERLGVHVADLPVPDEAADMGM, from the coding sequence ATGACCGAAGACGACGGCGACGGTGTCACCGCCCGCTACTACGAGGCAGGCGGCGAGCGGGTTCTCACTTTCGAACGCGACGGGCGAACGGCCGCCCTCGCACAGAACAGCGAGGGGTACGCCATGGTGACGGTGCGTCCCGACCCGGACGGCGACGAACTGGAGCGGTACTACGGGTTCGACATGGCCCTCGATCACGCGGCGGAACGGCTCGGCGTCCACGTCGCGGACCTCCCGGTGCCCGACGAGGCGGCCGACATGGGGATGTAG
- a CDS encoding protein sorting system archaetidylserine synthase (This PssA-like phosphatidyltransferase, along with a PssD-like decarboxylase, is required in Haloarchaea for the archaeosortase ArtA to replace the PGF-CTERM sorting signal with a C-terminal lipid anchor.), producing the protein MQPRFVGRLGLADAVTVGNAMLGFLAAFVATTNAPLAARIVLLAAVADGLDGVVARKRGGTPAGPYLDSLADVASFGVAPAMLIASRAADAWTLADRPLLYALGLLLPAVYVAMAVTRLGLYTAYDSDASKTKGTPSTLAATILSAGVLAGFVGPLLLVALSGVLAGLMVTQITYPDLHPQDAIVMGVVQGLAILLRGRPGEVFAFALLFLALAYLTLGPRFYWTG; encoded by the coding sequence ATGCAACCGCGGTTCGTCGGGCGTCTGGGGTTGGCCGACGCCGTGACGGTCGGCAACGCGATGCTCGGCTTCCTGGCTGCGTTCGTCGCGACGACGAACGCCCCGCTCGCGGCCCGCATCGTCCTCCTGGCGGCCGTCGCCGACGGCCTCGACGGCGTCGTCGCGCGGAAGCGCGGGGGGACCCCCGCCGGACCCTACCTCGACTCGCTGGCCGACGTGGCCTCCTTCGGCGTCGCGCCGGCCATGTTGATCGCGTCGCGGGCGGCCGACGCGTGGACGCTCGCCGACCGACCCCTCCTCTACGCGCTGGGGCTCCTCCTGCCGGCCGTCTACGTCGCCATGGCCGTCACTCGACTCGGCCTCTATACCGCCTACGACAGCGACGCCTCGAAGACGAAGGGGACACCCTCGACGCTCGCGGCGACCATCCTCTCGGCGGGCGTCCTCGCGGGCTTCGTCGGCCCCCTCCTGCTCGTCGCCCTCTCCGGCGTCCTCGCGGGGCTCATGGTGACACAGATCACGTACCCCGACCTCCACCCGCAGGACGCCATCGTGATGGGCGTCGTCCAGGGACTCGCCATCCTCCTCCGGGGCCGGCCCGGGGAGGTGTTCGCCTTCGCGCTCCTGTTTCTGGCGCTCGCCTACCTCACGCTCGGGCCGCGGTTCTACTGGACCGGCTGA
- a CDS encoding cupredoxin domain-containing protein, which yields MHRRRLLATLGTGLAVGSAGCAGVVGGDVEGDVGMTAEAFRPTTITVSVGEEVVWYNNSARAHSVTAYDDGIPEGAEFFATGGYDSTSAAREGWYEMNGVLESGETFAHTFETPGQFNYFCIPHERAGMVGQVVVEE from the coding sequence ATGCACAGGCGTCGACTCCTCGCGACGCTCGGAACGGGACTCGCCGTCGGGAGCGCCGGCTGTGCCGGCGTCGTCGGCGGCGACGTCGAGGGCGACGTGGGCATGACCGCGGAGGCGTTCCGACCCACGACCATCACCGTCTCGGTCGGCGAGGAGGTGGTCTGGTACAACAACAGCGCCCGCGCCCACTCGGTCACCGCCTACGACGACGGCATCCCCGAGGGCGCGGAGTTCTTCGCCACGGGCGGGTACGACTCCACGAGCGCCGCCCGGGAGGGGTGGTACGAGATGAACGGCGTACTCGAAAGCGGGGAGACGTTCGCCCACACCTTCGAGACGCCCGGCCAGTTCAACTACTTCTGCATCCCCCACGAACGGGCGGGCATGGTCGGCCAGGTCGTCGTCGAGGAGTGA